One genomic window of Trichomycterus rosablanca isolate fTriRos1 chromosome 1, fTriRos1.hap1, whole genome shotgun sequence includes the following:
- the LOC134324978 gene encoding islet amyloid polypeptide — MHHLKVPVLLLLVLVLLHCVTAAPNNRFSISSSKLVNGALDEKEWMMPGLLMNPYLRFAGLRSQRALSTVNSQQHHIEKRRCNTATCMTQRLADFLVRSSNTVGTVYIPTDIGGNTFGKRDVFQSIDSLPL, encoded by the exons ATGCATCATCTAAAAGTGCCTGTTCTGCTCCTGCTGGTTCTTGTACTGCTGCACTGTGTGACCGCAGCGCCAAACAACAg GTTCTCTATCTCCTCTTCTAAGCTGGTGAATGGGGCACTGGATGAGAAAGAATGGATGATGCCGGGTTTGCTGATGAACCCTTACCTCCGGTTTGCAGGGTTACGATCACAGAGAGCACTCAGTACAGTCAACAG TCAGCAGCACCACATAGAGAAGAGACGATGTAACACTGCAACGTGTATGACCCAGAGACTGGCCGACTTCCTTGTCCGCTCCAGCAACACCGTCGGCACTGTCTATATACCCACTGACATCGGCGGTAACACCTTCGGAAAGAGAGACGTGTTTCAGTCAATCGACTCACTGCCACTGTAG